The Pectobacterium parmentieri genome segment GCTCACCGTGCTGGGCTGCATCTATCTACTGTGGCTATCGTGGAAAATCGTGCGCTCATCGGCACCTGAATTACAAGGGCGAGTACAGCCGATGACCGTACTACAAGGGACGCTATTCCAAGCGGTGAATCCAAAAGCCTGGCTGATGTCCAGCAACATTGCGCTGCTTTATGCCGCCAGCGGCGGCCTTTTCACCACGGTAGCCGCCTTTATGGTACTCAATCTGCCCTGTATTTTAGTCTGGGCACTACTCGGCGATCGCATCGGTAAACATCTTCAGGAACCGTGGAAACTGAAAGCCTTCAACGGCGTCATGGCACTTTCTCTGGTGCTCACTACGTTCTGGATGTTGGTCGAAGCCATCAACTTCTCCAGCTAATCGCACAGTATCGGCGGATTTCCCTTCCCGCCGATGCTCGCATTATTTCACCTGTTTGCGTAGCAGATACACAAAGTAAGGTGCGCCAATAAATGTTGCGAGCAACCCTGCCGGGATCTGTGCCGGAAAGAGGATCATCCGACCCAACCAGTCAGCCATAACCATTAGCGCACCACCGATCAGCGCAGAGCTGGCGATTTGCGGCAACACACGGCTAAAGCCTAGCATCCGCGCCATATGCGGTGCCATGAGGCCAACAAAGCTCATCGGCCCGACCATCAGGGTTGCCATCGCGGTCAGCACCGATGCCAGCAACAAGACCAGCAGGCGGACTGGTGTGACGGCCACACCGAGCGCTCTGGCCGTTGTCGTACCCAGCGGCAGGATACGCAGCCAACGCTGGCACAGCGGGACGATCAACAGCAGCAAGACGGCAATCACCGCCGTGCGTATCGCGTCTACAGGTTCGACCGCATAGGTTGAACCTGACAGCCAGGTCAACACCGTTCCCATACGCGGATCGCCACTAGCCAACAGCAGCGCAATCACGGTGGAAAACACCATACTCAACGCGATCCCCGTCAGCAGCATTCGCTGCGTAGAGAAACCACCGCGTCCGGCGATAATCACCATAACCAACAGCGACAACGCCGCACCCGCACTACCGGCGGGAAGCAACCACACGAACGCATTGCCGGGAATGAAGAATAGTAAAATAATGACGCCAAACGATGCGCCAGAGCTAATTCCCAGCACTTCCGGGCTTCCCATCGGGTTGCCCGTCAGTTTTTGGATTAGCGTTCCCGCCACCGCCAGCATGACTCCGGCGGTTAGCGCCGCCAGAACCCGAGGCCAACGCCATGAAAGCAATTGCGCGAGTACATCACCACCGCCCCATTGCCAGCCTTCTGCATCTTTCCCCAACATCAGCGCCGTAATAACCACCATTCCCAGCAGTACAATACCAAGCACCAGCCACGTTCCCCATAGGCTGCGTTCAGCCGTCGGCGTGCTATTACTGTCGGCCATCGCGGGTTGGGTGCTATTACGCAGACGAGGCAGCAGCCACAGTAGCAGAGGCGCACCAATCAACGCCGTCGCCGCCCCCGTAGGAACTTCAAACCAGATACGGCTTAGCCAGATAACCCCCTGATCGGCAACACTCAGCAGCAGCGCACCGAGCAGCGGTGCGAATAAGAGGCGGTGAAGCAAGCGCCGTGCACCCAACATTTTCGCCAGCAGCGGCGCAAACAGGCCGATAAACCCGATAATGCCCGCCGCATTCACTAATTGGGCGCACAGAAAAATCCCCAGCCCAAGCGCACTAAAACGCGCCAGCGACAGCCCAAGCCCCAGATTACGCGCAACGCCGTCATCCAACCCCAGCAGCGTTAGCGGGCGAATCAGAAGCAGCGCCAGACAGAAACACACCACGAGACGCGGGAAAACAAATTGCACATTACTCCAGTCCTGCTGGTTCAGCACGCCACTGCTCCACAGGAACAACCCCTGGAGCCGCTCATGGTGGAAAAGCACCAGCAACTGGTTGACCGCACTACAATAGAAACTCAGCACCAGCCCTGCCAGTATCAGCGTCACTGGCGATAATCGCTTGCCCCAGGCGACACCAAACACCAGCGCGCCAACCACCAGCGCACCAATCATAGCCGCAGCTTGTTGAATCCATGCGCCACCGGGCAGCGCCCATAGCGTCACGATGGTGATCCCTAAGTGTGCGCCTGTGGCAATCCCCAAGGTTGATGGTTCGGCCAGCGGATTGCGCAAAACCTGTTGGAACAGTACGCCACACAGCCCCAGCCCCGCGCCAATCAGCGGGGCTAATACCATGCGCGGCAGTAAACTGTAGTGAAACAGCAGTTGCTGCATATCTTCTAACGCAGGCTGTGTCAGTGCCTGAAACCACAGAGATACTGGTAATTGCTGCTGCAAATTATAACTACCCATCCCCACAGTCACGAACAGCAGAAAACCAATTAAAACAATGGGAAGTACTAGCGGGTGCACGGCACGATTATGCGCGACAGACAGAGAGTTAGGCATGTTTTTTCGCCTCCAATGCCTGATTCAATACGCGGCAGAAGCGCATTGCCGAGAGCGTTCCACCATACAACCAGACGGCTGGTACGCGTTGTAAACGCTGTTGACGCACAAATGGCATAGCCTGCCAGAGCGGATTACTATCAAGCTGTGCGCTGATCGCGCTATCGCCGTGCTCGAAACAGAGCACGTTGGCATCACCAATGTTTGCCAGACTTTCAATGCCCACAATCGTGCTGCCCCAGAAGCTGGTTTCACCATGCCAGGCATTCTCTATCCCGATATGGTCCATCACTTCCTGAAACAGGCTATTCTTGCCGATCACCAGCGCATGGCGGCTATCGATCAGCGTAATGAGCAGCAGAGGCCGCTGGGTATACGGTTGAAGCGTGATTTTTTCCTGCTGGAGAAACTGCGCCAGTTCCGCCAAATGCCGTTCCCCAACGGCTTTCATATTTAGCGCATCGGCCAATTTCATTAACGAGGCCAGTGCCGACGTCAGCGGCTTTCCCTGTTCGCTGCTAAAGCTAAAGCCCAGCATCGGAGAAATACGGGACATTTTCGCTACCGAGGGACCGTAACCTTCTGAATAAATAATCATGGACGGGCGAATCTGTGCCAGCAACTCCAGATTAGGTTCGGTACGTAATCCGATATCGATCACCGACTCTGGCAGTTCCGGCTCTTTCACCCACAGATTGTAATTACGCTTATCAGCAATCGCGAGGGGGGTGAGGCCCAACGCCAGAAGCAGTTCAACAGGTAACCACTCCAATGCCACAATGCGGTTTACATCAGGAGGCGTGGCAATAGCACCTCTACTCGCCGCCGAATAAACCAGCGGCGACAGCAGTAGCGCCGTCAGTAAACGACGGCGCAGCGGGTCAGGATAATGTGGGGAAGAAAAAAATTCAGGCATCATTAGCAGGTAAACCGAGTTAACAAACGAAGCTGACCGGTGCACCACCAGCCGGATGAGGCAGAATGCCCATGGGAATGCCGTAGATATTTTCCAGCACATCCCCTTGCATTAGTGCGATAGGTTCACCCTGTGCAATCATTTTTCCGCCGCGTAGTGCCACCAAATGATCGCAGTAACGGGCAGCCATGTTGATATCGTGCAACACCGCAATGACGGTAATGCCACGTTCGCGGCTCATACGCTGGATCAGCGCCAGAACCTCAACCTGATGCGCAATATCCAGTGCGGAAGTTGGTTCATCCAACAGCAGGCAGTTGCTGTCTTGTGCCACCGTCATCGCTAACCAGGCTCGCTGCCGTTCACCGCCGGATAGGCTATCTACCAGACGGTTAGCAAACGGCTTTAATCCCACGAGTGTGATGGCTTCTTCGACCTTTTCCCGATCGGCGCTGCCGAAACGACCTAATGCGCCATGCCACGGGTAGCGCCCCACGGCAACCAGCTCCCGCACGGTCATCCCTTCAGCAGCGGGAAGCTGCTGCGGTAAATAAGCAACCTGACGGGCAAACAATTTGCTGTCCCAACTTCCGATCGCCTGTTCGCCCAACAGCGCGCTACCGCTGCTGGCGGGCTGATGGCGACCCAAAATTTTCAACAATGTCGATTTACCTGACCCATTGTGTCCGATCAGACCGCACACTTTCCCTACGGGAAACATGATCGATAACGGGTGTAGCAGCGTGCGCCCAGCGACGGAAAAGCTCACGTCGTCCAGTCTGAAGGTGGTATCAGGCAGTACAGTTTGATTTTGCATAGTGCTTTTGATTTTTAATGTCACAGACGGAAAGGGGCATAAGCAGCGATCGCTATTCCCGTAACTATCGAACCAGATCCAATAACGACCAAGCCAAAAGAGAACGATAATGATTACGATAGATAAAGGCAGCATGATAGGCGCAACGGAATGCCAATCGCAAGACTTTTACCCGTCAGCGCCAGAGTGACATGACAGGAAAAACGATATCAGGCAGGACGTGACCCTTCTCGAAAAACGGCAGGCACAAAAAATACCACCAAATTAATCCTGTTCCTTATACACAAGTCTAGAAGTATCGCGGTTTTTGCCGTGGTCAGGCGTAAAAAATTATGCTGAGGAGGTAGCTGGCTTCGGATGAGCCGCAGGACGCGGCGAAAGCTTGGGGTCACGGGGCGACGGCGTTTGAGTCGCCTCGTGTCGGGCGCGTGCTACGCGGTAGCATAAAATAACCGTATTGTAAGCGCACGAAACCGTCTCTCAGGCTGCATAAAAATATGGCTAAGAGACGGCAACCAGTTGAAGCATCGATAGATTATTGACCAAACATTTCTTTAATCCAATCAGCGACGCCTTCGCCGTTTTGCTGGTCCGGCTGCGCGGAAGGCTGCGGCTGGCTCGCCTGACACAGTGCCTGCGGATTATCCGTCCAGACTGGCAAGACGCGTCCAGCGCTGCTGCCGTTACAGATAAAGTTACCGCTGGCATCCACCGTCATCGTCGTAATGCCTTCCGGCGGCGTCAGCATCAACGGCAGCGGCGTTTGGTTTTCCAGATAGCGACGATAGATCGTCAGCGCTCCATTCGCTCCAGTCAGCTTGGCCGGGCCGTTGTTATCACGCCCCACCCAGCTAATCGCCACTTCTTTACCGTCAATCCCGGCAAACCAACTGTCGCGCAGGTCATTAGTAGTACCGGTTTTTGCCGCCAGATGATAATTCGGGAATTTCACTGCCAGCGAACGCGACGTACCGCGTTCGACTACCTGTTGCATGCCATACAGCGTCAAATAGGCGGCCTGTGCCGGAACCGCGCGTTCCGCCTGTGGGAAGCTCTGGTACAGCACCGTGCCATCTTCCGCAATCACCGAACGCAGTGAGGAAAGCGGAGCACGATTACCGCCACTGGCGATCGTCTGGTATTCCTGCGCCACTTCCATCGGTGTTAGGCTGATCGCCCCCAACAGCATCGCCGGTACAGGCTGAATCACGTTTTCGGGGATGCCTAAACGCTTCAACGTTGCCGTGACCTGATCCAGCCCTACGGCCATCCCCAGATTGACGGTCGGAACGTTCAGCGAATTTGCCAGCGCATCGACTAACATGACGCGGCCACGGAATTCACGATCGTAGTTCTTCGGCTGCCACAGTTGTCCATTAGGCTGCTTGAGCGACAGTGGTTCATCTGCCAGCAAGGTATTCAGACGATAGGTGTCCGGCTGGCTCAACGCCGCCAGGTAGGTTGGCGGCTTCGCCAGCGATCCGACAGGACGACGCGCCTGTAGCGCACGGTTAAACCCGGCATACTGCGTTTGAGCACCGCCAACCATCGCGCGGACTTCGCCACTGAAACGATCGACAATCACCATTGCCGCTTCCAGATCGCTGACGTTACGGCCTGCACGCAGTGCCGGAACGCCCACTTCTACCGCTTTTTCCGCCGCATCCTGCGAGACCGGATCAAGCGTGGTAAAAACCTTCACGCCGGAAAGATCGTTAACCTTGTCGCCAAGCCGCTGTTGTAGCTCCTGACGTACCATCTGCATAAACGCGGGCTGAGGACTGATTACGCCGCCTTTCGGCTGTACGCCCAGCGGGCGAGCACTCAGCATGTTGTACAGATCGGCATCAATCACCTGCTGATTCTGCAACAATCGCAGCACCAAATTGCGTCGTTCTAACGTAATATCTGGGTTACGCCATGGGTTGTACAGCGATGCCCCTTTCACCATCCCCACCAGCAGCGCCTGCTGATCGAGACTCAGCTCATTCACCGGACGACCAAAGTAATACAGGCTGGCAAGCGGGAAACCACGGATCTGATCATTACCGCTCTGACCGAGGTACACCTCGTTAAGATACAGTTCAAGGATACGATCCTTGCTGTAGCGATAATCCATGATCAGCGCCATATAGGCTTCGTTAGCTTTACGCCACAGCGAACGTTCGTTGGTCAGGAACAGGTTCTTCACTAACTGCTGCGTCAGCGTACTCCCGCCCTGCACTGCGCGTCCTGCGGTGATGTTCGCTAAAAACGCACGACCAATCGAGTACAGGCTGATGCCATCGTGTTCATAAAAATGGCGGTCTTCGGTCGCGACCAGCGTATCCACTAACAGATCGGGGAAACCAGCACGCGGCACAAACAGGCGCTGTTCGCCGTTCGGCGACTGCATCATAGTGATCAGTTTCGGATCGAGACGGAAGAAGCCGAAGTTACGCTGGTTGTCCAGATTCTGGATCTGTGACAAACGATCGTTGGCAAACGTCAGGCGCGCCTGAATCTGCCCTTCTTTTCCATCAGGGAAATCAAACGGGCGGCGTAGCATATCGATGCTGTTGCCACGCACGCTGAATTCACCCGGACGGGTAATGCGACTCACCTGACGGTATTGCATACCTTCCAGCAGGCTAATCATCTCTTTCTGGCTATAGGCCATGCCGGGTTCAAGATTGACCATACGGCCATAGACGGCAGCAGGTAATTGCCAGACTTTGCCTTCAATACGGCTGCGGATCTGGCTGTCGAGGTATACACCGTAGATCGCCATCGCCACGGCAAAGATCAGGAACAGTTTGATCGCCAGCCCCAGCCAGCGCCGTCTTCTCTGCGATTTCCGCGTCATGGCGTCATCGCCGTCGTAATCATCATCGTCGTCATAGTCGTCCTGATAATCGTCATAGTCATCATCATCATAGTCGTCATCCCTGCGACGTCGTATGGCCTGCTTGCGTTCAGGCTTACGTTTTGGCGCTTTCCCTTTACGTCCGATAGGTTCGCGGTCATCCCGAGACATTACAATAACTTCTCCATCAGGTTGTTCACGGCTATCAGCTCTGCGCTCAAGCCGCCTACTCTGTTTCCAGCTCCCTTTTTGGGAAAGCGGAAACGTCTGAAATTAGTGATTCTGATATTTCTTGGTACGCCTCGTCGGCGCCGTATTCGCCGGATCGTCCGGCCAGATATGTTTGGGGTAACGCCCCTTCATCTCTTTTTGCACCTCGCGGTAAGTGCCTTGCCAAAATGCGGCTAAATCCCGCGTAATCTGTAATGGACGCTGTGCTGGTGATAAAAGTTCCAGCACCAGCGCCACACGACCTTCCGCCAGCAGCGGACTCTGCTGCTCGCCGAACATTTCCTGCATCCGTACCGACAGCACTGGTGGCTTATCGTCATAATAGGCAATGGGCAAACGACTCCCGCCGGGCGCGGTGTAGTGCGTGGGTAGCGCGCTATCCAACCGCTGGCGCAGCGACCAGTCCAACAGCCGCAACAGGGCATCGCTCAAATTAATCTGGTGCAGCGCACGTAAATCGCGCACGCCAGACAGTGACGGCTGCAACCAGATCTCCAGCGTTGCCAGTAGCGTGTCGTCATCCACTTGCGGCCAGTCAACCTCAGGTAACCACTGACAAGCGCACTGTAGGCGCGCGCGTAGCTGCAACGCTGCTGCATCCCAATTTAATGCTTTAAGCCCCTGCTCCCGAATCCAGAATAGCATCGCCTGCTGTAATGCCTCATCGGAAGGCTTATTCAACGGGCACGTTCGCAGAATCAGGCAGCCTATCTGGTCGCGCTGGCTGGCGCGCAGAGTACCCTTTTCTTCATCCCAGTGCACCACGTTACGTTCATTTATTAATCCAGGTAACCGCCGTTCCAGCCGTTCAATATCCAACGGCAACGCCAGTAGGATCCGCGCGTCTGCACTCTGACTATTCTGCAATAGCGCCGGTGCCAGCAGCCATTCGTTACCTGACAACGCGTCATCCGCCGACATCATCGCGCCGCTACCGTTAGCGAGTTGGTAACGCCCATCCTGACTGCGCCGCCGGGCGATACGGTCAGGGAAAGCCTGAGCCAGCAGCCAGTCAGCTTCGCCGTCGTCAATATTCCCCGAGGTCATCGATAAACGGCGCGTCAACTGTTTTGCTCGCCGCAGCCAGTGCGGTAATGGACGATGCAGCCAGTCAGCCAGATTGATCGATCCGCTACGCGGCGGCTCTTCAAGTATCGCCGCCAGACACCCTGCGGTCGCCAACGCACCCGAACTTTGCTGTGACGCGGCATACAGCATCGTTGCCAATCGAGCATCGCTGCCGAGTGTCGCAATCTTGCGCCCCTCGGCGGTCAACCGCTCATGTTCATCAGTGATGCCAAGCTGGCGCAGCAGTTGACGAGCGGCATAAAGCGCAGGTGCTGGCGGCGTATCCAGCCAGGTTAACTGCGCCACATCGGTACAGCCCCACTGTAGTAAATCCAGCCAGACGCTGCTTAAATCACTATTCAGGATCTCGGCTTCGCTTTGTACTGCCGCACGTTCTGCCTGTTCACGAGAGCACAGATGCCAGCAAATACCGGGGCTTAAACGTCCCGCACGCCCCGCGCGCTGGACCATAGATGCCTGACTGATGCGCTGTGTCACCAGCCGGGTGACGCCGCTTTTCACATCAAAGCTGGCTACGCGTTCAAGGCCGCTGTCCACCACCAGCCGGATACCTTCAATTGTCAGACTGGTTTCCGCAATATTAGTGGCTAGCACCACCTTACGACGACCCGGCTCCGCTGGAAGAATGGCCTTTTGCTGTTCCGCCAGCGTCAATGCGCCATATAAAGGACAGAGATCCGTCTCATTCGACACGCTATTCTCCAGCAGCGCCTGCACGCGGCGAATTTCTGCGACGCCGGGCAGAAACAGCAACAGAGAGCCGTCTTCCTCACTGAGCAAACGCCGTACCTGTCGTGCAACGCCCTCTTCTAAACGTTCCTGACTATTTAGCGGTGCATAACACCGTTCTACCGGATAGCTGCGACCTTCGGAAACCACGCAGACAGCCTCCGGCAGCAGCATCGCCAGCCGTGCATTGTCGAGTGTGGCCGACATAATCAGCAGTTTTAAATCGTCACGCAGCCCTTGTTGCACATCAAGCAGCAACGCCAATGCCAAATCGGCCTGCACGCTACGCTCATGGAATTCGTCAAGGATAATCAGCGCTACGCCTTGCAATTCCGCATCCTGTTGCAGCAAGCGGGTTAGCATACCTTCAGTG includes the following:
- a CDS encoding LysE family translocator, with translation MLDPSFFSYVTVMSITPGPNNLLLATSGVNFGLRRTLPMMMGISVGCGIQTALMGVALELLLSWMSMIRLPLTVLGCIYLLWLSWKIVRSSAPELQGRVQPMTVLQGTLFQAVNPKAWLMSSNIALLYAASGGLFTTVAAFMVLNLPCILVWALLGDRIGKHLQEPWKLKAFNGVMALSLVLTTFWMLVEAINFSS
- the fhuB gene encoding Fe(3+)-hydroxamate ABC transporter permease FhuB, with amino-acid sequence MPNSLSVAHNRAVHPLVLPIVLIGFLLFVTVGMGSYNLQQQLPVSLWFQALTQPALEDMQQLLFHYSLLPRMVLAPLIGAGLGLCGVLFQQVLRNPLAEPSTLGIATGAHLGITIVTLWALPGGAWIQQAAAMIGALVVGALVFGVAWGKRLSPVTLILAGLVLSFYCSAVNQLLVLFHHERLQGLFLWSSGVLNQQDWSNVQFVFPRLVVCFCLALLLIRPLTLLGLDDGVARNLGLGLSLARFSALGLGIFLCAQLVNAAGIIGFIGLFAPLLAKMLGARRLLHRLLFAPLLGALLLSVADQGVIWLSRIWFEVPTGAATALIGAPLLLWLLPRLRNSTQPAMADSNSTPTAERSLWGTWLVLGIVLLGMVVITALMLGKDAEGWQWGGGDVLAQLLSWRWPRVLAALTAGVMLAVAGTLIQKLTGNPMGSPEVLGISSGASFGVIILLFFIPGNAFVWLLPAGSAGAALSLLVMVIIAGRGGFSTQRMLLTGIALSMVFSTVIALLLASGDPRMGTVLTWLSGSTYAVEPVDAIRTAVIAVLLLLIVPLCQRWLRILPLGTTTARALGVAVTPVRLLVLLLASVLTAMATLMVGPMSFVGLMAPHMARMLGFSRVLPQIASSALIGGALMVMADWLGRMILFPAQIPAGLLATFIGAPYFVYLLRKQVK
- the fhuD gene encoding Fe(3+)-hydroxamate ABC transporter substrate-binding protein FhuD is translated as MMPEFFSSPHYPDPLRRRLLTALLLSPLVYSAASRGAIATPPDVNRIVALEWLPVELLLALGLTPLAIADKRNYNLWVKEPELPESVIDIGLRTEPNLELLAQIRPSMIIYSEGYGPSVAKMSRISPMLGFSFSSEQGKPLTSALASLMKLADALNMKAVGERHLAELAQFLQQEKITLQPYTQRPLLLITLIDSRHALVIGKNSLFQEVMDHIGIENAWHGETSFWGSTIVGIESLANIGDANVLCFEHGDSAISAQLDSNPLWQAMPFVRQQRLQRVPAVWLYGGTLSAMRFCRVLNQALEAKKHA
- the fhuC gene encoding Fe3+-hydroxamate ABC transporter ATP-binding protein FhuC encodes the protein MQNQTVLPDTTFRLDDVSFSVAGRTLLHPLSIMFPVGKVCGLIGHNGSGKSTLLKILGRHQPASSGSALLGEQAIGSWDSKLFARQVAYLPQQLPAAEGMTVRELVAVGRYPWHGALGRFGSADREKVEEAITLVGLKPFANRLVDSLSGGERQRAWLAMTVAQDSNCLLLDEPTSALDIAHQVEVLALIQRMSRERGITVIAVLHDINMAARYCDHLVALRGGKMIAQGEPIALMQGDVLENIYGIPMGILPHPAGGAPVSFVC
- the mrcB gene encoding bifunctional glycosyl transferase/transpeptidase, which encodes MSRDDREPIGRKGKAPKRKPERKQAIRRRRDDDYDDDDYDDYQDDYDDDDDYDGDDAMTRKSQRRRRWLGLAIKLFLIFAVAMAIYGVYLDSQIRSRIEGKVWQLPAAVYGRMVNLEPGMAYSQKEMISLLEGMQYRQVSRITRPGEFSVRGNSIDMLRRPFDFPDGKEGQIQARLTFANDRLSQIQNLDNQRNFGFFRLDPKLITMMQSPNGEQRLFVPRAGFPDLLVDTLVATEDRHFYEHDGISLYSIGRAFLANITAGRAVQGGSTLTQQLVKNLFLTNERSLWRKANEAYMALIMDYRYSKDRILELYLNEVYLGQSGNDQIRGFPLASLYYFGRPVNELSLDQQALLVGMVKGASLYNPWRNPDITLERRNLVLRLLQNQQVIDADLYNMLSARPLGVQPKGGVISPQPAFMQMVRQELQQRLGDKVNDLSGVKVFTTLDPVSQDAAEKAVEVGVPALRAGRNVSDLEAAMVIVDRFSGEVRAMVGGAQTQYAGFNRALQARRPVGSLAKPPTYLAALSQPDTYRLNTLLADEPLSLKQPNGQLWQPKNYDREFRGRVMLVDALANSLNVPTVNLGMAVGLDQVTATLKRLGIPENVIQPVPAMLLGAISLTPMEVAQEYQTIASGGNRAPLSSLRSVIAEDGTVLYQSFPQAERAVPAQAAYLTLYGMQQVVERGTSRSLAVKFPNYHLAAKTGTTNDLRDSWFAGIDGKEVAISWVGRDNNGPAKLTGANGALTIYRRYLENQTPLPLMLTPPEGITTMTVDASGNFICNGSSAGRVLPVWTDNPQALCQASQPQPSAQPDQQNGEGVADWIKEMFGQ
- the hrpB gene encoding ATP-dependent helicase HrpB; its protein translation is MILPPVSAVLDDVITALHTAPQVLLNAPTGAGKSTWLPLQLLQQGNLNGRIIMLEPRRLAAKSVAWRLAQQLGEEPGQTIGYRMRSESCVSNATTLEVVTEGMLTRLLQQDAELQGVALIILDEFHERSVQADLALALLLDVQQGLRDDLKLLIMSATLDNARLAMLLPEAVCVVSEGRSYPVERCYAPLNSQERLEEGVARQVRRLLSEEDGSLLLFLPGVAEIRRVQALLENSVSNETDLCPLYGALTLAEQQKAILPAEPGRRKVVLATNIAETSLTIEGIRLVVDSGLERVASFDVKSGVTRLVTQRISQASMVQRAGRAGRLSPGICWHLCSREQAERAAVQSEAEILNSDLSSVWLDLLQWGCTDVAQLTWLDTPPAPALYAARQLLRQLGITDEHERLTAEGRKIATLGSDARLATMLYAASQQSSGALATAGCLAAILEEPPRSGSINLADWLHRPLPHWLRRAKQLTRRLSMTSGNIDDGEADWLLAQAFPDRIARRRSQDGRYQLANGSGAMMSADDALSGNEWLLAPALLQNSQSADARILLALPLDIERLERRLPGLINERNVVHWDEEKGTLRASQRDQIGCLILRTCPLNKPSDEALQQAMLFWIREQGLKALNWDAAALQLRARLQCACQWLPEVDWPQVDDDTLLATLEIWLQPSLSGVRDLRALHQINLSDALLRLLDWSLRQRLDSALPTHYTAPGGSRLPIAYYDDKPPVLSVRMQEMFGEQQSPLLAEGRVALVLELLSPAQRPLQITRDLAAFWQGTYREVQKEMKGRYPKHIWPDDPANTAPTRRTKKYQNH